Proteins encoded by one window of Dermochelys coriacea isolate rDerCor1 chromosome 13, rDerCor1.pri.v4, whole genome shotgun sequence:
- the LOC119841839 gene encoding olfactory receptor 13G1-like: MSYDRYVAICHPSCYVNLMSKEICISLAAAVWAVGTINSLVHTLLMLSLDFCGPSHIQHFFCDIPPVLALSYSSTYLNEIMIFMTDIFLALGSFLVTTVSYSFIIIAILKIQSFKGKQRAFSTCSSHVVMVSL, encoded by the coding sequence ATGTCATATGACAGGTATGTTGCCATCTGCCACCCCTCGTGCTATGTCAATCTGATGAGTAAGGAAATTTGCATCAGTTTAGCAGCTGCTGTCTGGGCTGTTGGTACCATCAATTCATTGGTGCACACATTACTCATGCTGAGCCTGGATTTCTGTGGACCCAGCCACATCCAGCATTTCTTCTGTGATATCCCACCAGTGTTGGCACTGTCCTACAGTTCCACCTATCTCAATGAAATCATGATCTTCATGACTGACATCTTCTTGGCCCTGGGGAGCTTCCTGGTGACCACCGTGTCATATAGCTTCATCATCATCGCCATTCTTAAAATCCAGAGCTTCAAAGGGAAACAGAGagccttctccacctgctccTCTCACGTGGTCATGGTCTCCTTGTAG